The Alysiella filiformis sequence ATTAAGGATAATGACCATGAAACGCATTTTATTCAGCAGCTTAATCGCCTTGGCAGCCGCCAGCGCAAGCGCAGCAGAATACAAAATTGATGCCCATCACACCAACGCCCGTTTTGCGATTGACCATTTTGCCACCAGCACCAATGTGGGCGGCTTTTACGATTTAAACGGCACCATGCAATTTGATGCCGCCAAACGCACAGGCGCAATCAGCTTAACCTTGCCCCTTGCCAATTTGCAAACGGGTTCAAGCCACTTTACCGAGCATTTGAAATCTGCCGATTTGTTCCACGCTGAAAAATTCCCCGAAATGAAATTTGAATCCACCAAATTCAAATTTTCAGGCAGCAAAGTCAAAGCCGTAGAAGGCAATTTGACCCTGTTGGGCAAAACCCACCCCGTTACTTTAAAAGCAAGCAAATTCAACTGCTACCCAAGCCCCATGCTGAAAACCGAAGTGTGTGGCGGCGACTTCAAAACCACGATTGACCGCACCAAATGGGGCATGAATTATTTGGTTGATGTGGGCATGAGCAAAAACGTGGATTTGACCATTCAAATTGAAGCGGCAAAACAATAATCCCAAAAATTGATGGGGGCGGATATGAAATCTGTCCCCATTTCATGTAATTGTTTTTATTCGGCAAACACTTGCGCCAATGCTTTGGCAACCGTTTCCACATTGCCCTCATTCAAGCCAGCCACGCACAAACGTCCGCTATCCAAAACGTAAATCGCAAATTCATCGCGCAAACGTTGAACCTGCGCCACACTCAAACCCGTGTAGCTGAACATACCGCGCTGTTTCACAAAATACGAAAAATCTTTTTCAGGCAGCTTTTCGCGCAAAACTTCATACAATTTCAAACGCATGGCACGAATGCGGTCGCGCATTTCATACACTTCATTTTGCCATTGTGCCGCCAAATTTGTATCGCCAAGCACACCTTGTGCCGCCAACACGCCTTGTGCGGGTGGGCTGGAATAAATGCGGCGGACGATGAATTTCAGTTGCCCCAACACCAAATCGGCTTGTGCCGCATTGGGCGCAAGCACCATCAACGCCCCCACACGCTGACCGTAGAGCGACATATTTTTGGAAAATGAACAACTTACAAAAAGCGGCAAATTCAATTTGGCAGCCTGACGAATCGCATAAGCATCGCTGTCAAACGTGTCGCCAAAACCCTGATAGGCAATGTCCATAAACGGAATGAGCTGGCGTTCGGCAACGATGTTTAAAATCGTATCCCATTGTTCGGGCAGCAAATCCACGCCTGTTGGGTTGTGGCAGCAGGGGTGCAACAGCACCACGCTGTGTTCAGGCAGGCTGCGGAAAAAATCGCACATCGCGTCAAATTTCACGCCTATGGTTGCGGGGTCGTAGTAGGGGTAGCTGCCCACTTCAAAGCCTGCGCCTTCAAAAATGCCGCGATGATTGTCCCAAGTGGGGTCGCTGACAAAAACGTGGCTTTGGGGAAACCAGCGATGAATGAAATCCGCCCCCAATTTCAACGCCCCTGAACCGCCCAAAGTTTGCACCGCCGCCACGCGATTTTCTTGCAAAACAAGACTTTCTGCGCCAAACAGCAATTTGGCTACGGCAGCGCGAAAACCTGCGTGTCCCTCCATGGGCAAATAAGGCTGCACCTGATTTTCAATGCGCTGGGCTGCCTGAAACACGCTGTTGGGAAAAGGCATTTTGCCCTCGTTGTCAAAATAAATGCCAATGGACAAATTGATTTTGTTGGGGCGAGGGTCTTGTTTAAAGGTTTCCACCAAACTCAAAATGGGGTCGCCAGCATAGGGGGTAACGTGTTGATACATGATTGTTTTCCTTTCCAAAAATGGCTTTCAGGCAGCCTGAAAAAGGCAAAATTATAGCACAAGCACTTTACCGTCTGAACACCCCACAATTCAAAGTAAAATGATTTGAAAATCAGGGCATATCGCATTAAAATCTTGCGTTTTTACCCTATTTATGCTATTAAATAGGGGTTAGAGTCTAGTTCTGCGTTCATGGCACAATTTTCATGAATGGATATTGAAATAGACTTTTGTTTTTAAAATGATTTTTTTGAAAAGCCAAACATCATGAACAACGCACTACCTTTCTCCAATACCGAATTATTGAACATGGACACCCCCACGTTTTTGCAACACATTGAAAGCACATTTCAGCGCGTGTTTGCCGATGGCGTGAATTTAATGGAATACCTGCCTGAAAACAAATGGTTAGAATTGAAACAAGCAGGTTTGCTGTTGCCATTTTTATTGGAACAACACGGTGGACGCAAAAACAATCAGTTTGAAATTCAAGAAGTTTTGCGTATTGCAGGGCATTATGGCGTACCCGTTACCCTACGCACAGGCATTGAAGGCGCATTGGTTTTGCAGCCCCTGCTGGAATTTGGCAATGAAACACAAATTCAGCAAGGTTTGCAATCCGTGTTCAATGGCGAAGGCGGCGGCTTGGCGATTACCGAACCCAAAACATCGGGTTCCGCCATTGCGCGTGAAATGCAATCGTATTACGAAGATTTGGGCGATGGCACGGTTTATGTGGAAGCAGAAAAATATTGGCAAGGCAATTCCCAAAGCGAATTTTTGCTGGTTGCCGCCAAAGAGCGCAAAAATGGCAGATTGTCCAAAATGATTAATTTGCTGTTTGTGCCAAAACAATACATTCAATTTGACGTTTTAAAATCAGAAGGTTTGCGTGCGGTGCGCTATGCGATTAACCGCGTGGCAGCCAAAATGCCCGCCAATGCCGTGATGCGTTTGTCGGAAAACGATGCTTTGGGTTTGCGTGCATTTCAAAATATTTTCATTCGCAGCCGCTTGCAGTTGGTGGGCATGTCGCATGGCATTATGGAATACATTGTTGAAAACACACGAAAATTCGCCAAAAAAGACATCAAATTTGTGGAATTTGAATGCAAAGAAATTGAAAAACGCTATGCCGTTTCACAAGTTTTGTATGATTACACTTGCAAACACGTTGCGCCCGATGCGCCCGTGTCGCATCAACTGATGGAAGCCAATATCATCAAGACCTTATCCACCGAATACACCTACGATGCCGCACAAATTTTGCAAAAATTATTGGGCGCAAAAGGCTTTGAAAGCGGTCATGTGGCGAGCAATATTGCGATTGATTTCCGCCCCTTTACCATTTTTGAGGGACCCAATGACATGTTGTATGCGGAAATTTACGACCAATTCACGCGCGTTACCGCCGAAGAAAAAGAACAAGGCGTTAAATTGGATAAAAATCAAACGCTTTTACAAAGAATCAAATCCGACAAGCGTTTCACTTTAACCGCGCTGAAAGAGCGTGTTTTGCCACAAGACATTTCGGAATTTTTGTCGCGCTACACTTTGAGCGATGCGGACGCTTTGAAAAAGGTGTTTTTGGGCAAAGTGGTGGCAAAATTGTTTGTGTTTGGGCAAACGGCTACCGATGACGCGGCGGCATTTTTGTTGAAAAACATTCGCCAAGATATTTTGGATTGTGAATATTGTTAATGGATTTTTGAAATCCGCTTGCCATGTTTTGAAAACATTGCGGGCGGATTTTTTTCAGGCAGCCTGAAAATGCGAAAATGTTATAATTTCGCCCAATTTTAATTGTTCAGGCAGCCTGAAATGCAAATTATCCAATACGAAAATTCCCCGTTCAAACTCCACCAACCTTTCCCCCCAGCAGGCGACCAACCCACCGCCATCGCTCAACTTTTGGACGGCTTATCAGACGGCTTGTCTTACCAAACCTTGCTTGGCGTAACGGGTTCGGGCAAAACCTACACCATGGCAAACGTCATCGCGCAAAGCGGCAGACCTGCCATCATCATGGCGCACAACAAAACCCTAGCCGCCCAACTTTACGCAGAAATGCGCGAATTTTTCCCCGAAAATGCGGTGGAATATTTCGTTTCTTATTACGATTATTATCAACCCGAAGCCTATGTAC is a genomic window containing:
- a CDS encoding YceI family protein, whose protein sequence is MKRILFSSLIALAAASASAAEYKIDAHHTNARFAIDHFATSTNVGGFYDLNGTMQFDAAKRTGAISLTLPLANLQTGSSHFTEHLKSADLFHAEKFPEMKFESTKFKFSGSKVKAVEGNLTLLGKTHPVTLKASKFNCYPSPMLKTEVCGGDFKTTIDRTKWGMNYLVDVGMSKNVDLTIQIEAAKQ
- a CDS encoding aromatic amino acid transaminase → MYQHVTPYAGDPILSLVETFKQDPRPNKINLSIGIYFDNEGKMPFPNSVFQAAQRIENQVQPYLPMEGHAGFRAAVAKLLFGAESLVLQENRVAAVQTLGGSGALKLGADFIHRWFPQSHVFVSDPTWDNHRGIFEGAGFEVGSYPYYDPATIGVKFDAMCDFFRSLPEHSVVLLHPCCHNPTGVDLLPEQWDTILNIVAERQLIPFMDIAYQGFGDTFDSDAYAIRQAAKLNLPLFVSCSFSKNMSLYGQRVGALMVLAPNAAQADLVLGQLKFIVRRIYSSPPAQGVLAAQGVLGDTNLAAQWQNEVYEMRDRIRAMRLKLYEVLREKLPEKDFSYFVKQRGMFSYTGLSVAQVQRLRDEFAIYVLDSGRLCVAGLNEGNVETVAKALAQVFAE
- a CDS encoding acyl-CoA dehydrogenase family protein, translating into MNNALPFSNTELLNMDTPTFLQHIESTFQRVFADGVNLMEYLPENKWLELKQAGLLLPFLLEQHGGRKNNQFEIQEVLRIAGHYGVPVTLRTGIEGALVLQPLLEFGNETQIQQGLQSVFNGEGGGLAITEPKTSGSAIAREMQSYYEDLGDGTVYVEAEKYWQGNSQSEFLLVAAKERKNGRLSKMINLLFVPKQYIQFDVLKSEGLRAVRYAINRVAAKMPANAVMRLSENDALGLRAFQNIFIRSRLQLVGMSHGIMEYIVENTRKFAKKDIKFVEFECKEIEKRYAVSQVLYDYTCKHVAPDAPVSHQLMEANIIKTLSTEYTYDAAQILQKLLGAKGFESGHVASNIAIDFRPFTIFEGPNDMLYAEIYDQFTRVTAEEKEQGVKLDKNQTLLQRIKSDKRFTLTALKERVLPQDISEFLSRYTLSDADALKKVFLGKVVAKLFVFGQTATDDAAAFLLKNIRQDILDCEYC